In one window of Erwinia tasmaniensis Et1/99 DNA:
- the purE gene encoding 5-(carboxyamino)imidazole ribonucleotide mutase, whose amino-acid sequence MSSNATPARIAIVMGSKSDWATMQFAAEVLTSLDVPFHCEVVSAHRTPDKLFSFAEQATDNGYQVIIAGAGGAAHLPGMLAAKTLVPVLGVPVQSAALSGVDSLYSIVQMPRGIPVGTLAIGKAGAANAALLAAQILALHDGGLALRLANWRQAQTDEVLNNPDPREEA is encoded by the coding sequence ATGTCATCCAACGCCACACCGGCCCGCATTGCTATTGTTATGGGTTCCAAAAGTGACTGGGCCACCATGCAGTTTGCTGCGGAAGTCCTCACCAGCCTGGACGTTCCGTTTCACTGTGAAGTGGTGTCAGCCCACCGCACGCCGGACAAGCTGTTCAGCTTTGCCGAACAGGCGACGGATAACGGATATCAGGTGATTATTGCGGGTGCAGGCGGCGCGGCGCATCTGCCGGGGATGCTGGCGGCGAAAACGCTGGTGCCGGTACTCGGCGTGCCGGTACAGAGCGCCGCGCTGAGCGGGGTCGACAGCCTGTATTCCATCGTGCAGATGCCGCGCGGCATTCCGGTCGGCACGCTGGCGATTGGTAAAGCCGGGGCCGCCAACGCCGCCCTGCTGGCGGCGCAAATTCTCGCCCTGCATGACGGTGGCCTGGCGCTGCGCCTCGCGAACTGGCGACAGGCGCAGACGGACGAGGTGCTGAACAACCCGGATCCGCGGGAGGAAGCATGA
- the adhP gene encoding alcohol dehydrogenase AdhP: MKAAVVTHDHQVDVVEKTLRALQHGEALLTMECCGVCHTDLHVKNGDFGDKTGVILGHEGIGVVKSVGPGVTSLKPGDRASVAWFFKGCGHCEYCNSGNETLCREVVNAGYTADGGMAEECIVAADYAVKVPDGLDSAVASSITCAGVTTYKAVKISGITPGKWLVVYGLGGLGNLALQYAKNVFNARVIAVDVSDAQLKFAEEMGADMVINSRNEDAAKLIQQRTGGAHAAVVTAVAKAAFNSAVDAMRAGGRIVAVGLPSESMSLNIPRLVLDGIQVVGSLVGTREDLAEAFQFAAEGKVVPKVTRRPLQDINAIFHEMESGKIVGRMVIDFNRTH; the protein is encoded by the coding sequence ATGAAAGCTGCTGTCGTCACTCACGATCATCAGGTTGATGTGGTAGAGAAAACCCTCCGCGCGTTGCAACATGGCGAAGCCCTGCTCACTATGGAGTGTTGCGGGGTCTGTCACACCGACCTGCACGTCAAAAACGGGGATTTTGGCGATAAGACCGGCGTTATCCTCGGTCACGAAGGGATTGGCGTTGTCAAATCTGTGGGTCCAGGCGTCACCTCCCTTAAGCCAGGCGACCGTGCCAGCGTGGCGTGGTTTTTCAAAGGCTGCGGCCATTGTGAATACTGCAACAGCGGCAATGAAACGCTGTGCCGCGAGGTTGTCAACGCCGGTTATACGGCCGATGGCGGCATGGCCGAAGAGTGTATCGTGGCGGCGGATTATGCCGTGAAGGTGCCTGACGGTCTCGATTCCGCGGTGGCCAGCAGCATCACCTGCGCCGGGGTCACCACCTATAAGGCGGTCAAAATCTCCGGCATCACCCCCGGGAAATGGCTGGTTGTTTATGGCCTTGGTGGCTTAGGTAATCTTGCGCTGCAATACGCAAAAAACGTGTTTAATGCCAGGGTTATCGCCGTTGACGTCAGCGATGCCCAGCTGAAATTTGCCGAAGAGATGGGGGCCGATATGGTGATCAACTCACGCAATGAAGACGCGGCAAAGCTCATTCAGCAACGCACGGGGGGCGCACATGCGGCGGTAGTCACGGCGGTTGCCAAAGCGGCGTTTAACTCTGCGGTGGATGCGATGCGCGCCGGCGGCCGTATTGTGGCAGTCGGACTGCCGTCTGAATCAATGAGCCTGAATATCCCGCGCCTGGTGCTGGACGGCATCCAGGTCGTGGGCTCGCTGGTCGGCACGCGTGAAGATTTAGCTGAAGCCTTCCAGTTCGCGGCTGAAGGCAAGGTGGTACCCAAAGTTACCCGCCGTCCGCTACAGGATATCAACGCGATCTTCCATGAAATGGAGAGCGGCAAAATCGTTGGCCGTATGGTGATTGACTTTAACCGTACTCATTAA
- the ppiB gene encoding peptidylprolyl isomerase B: MVTFQTNHGDIVIKTFDDKAPATVKNFLEYCREGFYDNTIFHRVINGFMVQGGGFEPGMKQKDTKDEIRNEASNGLKNTKGTLAMARTQAPHSATAQFFINVADNDFLNFRDESLQGWGYCVFAEVVEGMDVVEKIKAVSTGRSGMHQDVPKDDVIIQKVTVSE, translated from the coding sequence ATGGTTACTTTCCAGACTAATCATGGCGATATCGTCATCAAAACTTTTGACGATAAGGCCCCGGCTACCGTAAAAAACTTCCTTGAATACTGCCGCGAAGGCTTTTACGACAACACCATCTTTCACCGTGTGATCAACGGTTTTATGGTCCAGGGCGGTGGTTTTGAGCCAGGCATGAAGCAGAAAGACACCAAAGATGAGATCCGTAACGAAGCCAGCAACGGCCTGAAAAACACCAAAGGCACTTTGGCAATGGCGCGTACCCAGGCACCACACTCGGCGACCGCCCAGTTCTTTATCAACGTGGCCGACAACGACTTCCTGAACTTCCGTGACGAAAGCCTCCAGGGCTGGGGTTACTGCGTGTTCGCTGAAGTGGTTGAAGGGATGGACGTGGTTGAGAAGATCAAAGCCGTCTCTACCGGCCGCAGCGGCATGCATCAGGATGTGCCAAAAGATGACGTGATCATTCAGAAAGTGACCGTCAGCGAATAA
- the purK gene encoding 5-(carboxyamino)imidazole ribonucleotide synthase codes for MKPVCVLGNGQLGRMLRQAAEPLGITVYPVGLDAEPQALPIAQSVITAEIERWPETALTRELADHRAFVNRDIFPLLADRLTQKQLLDRLGLATAPWQLLSSSDQWPQVFSDLGELAIVKRRTGGYDGRGQWRLRVHETATLPGECYGDCIVERGINFSGEMSLVGARGHDGSTVFYPLTHNLHQDGILRTSVVLPAVDAQHQQQAERMLSAIMNELNYVGVMAMECFVVPEGLLINELAPRVHNSGHWTQNGASISQFELHLRAILNLPLPAPVVNTPAVMVNLIGTDLNTAWLSEPLVHLHWYEKEVRAGRKVGHLNLADASPRALSSALTALVPMLPAEYASGIAWAVDKLA; via the coding sequence ATGAAGCCGGTCTGCGTATTAGGCAACGGTCAGCTCGGGCGCATGCTGCGCCAGGCCGCTGAACCGTTGGGGATCACCGTTTATCCGGTCGGCCTGGATGCCGAACCACAGGCGCTGCCGATTGCGCAAAGCGTCATCACCGCCGAGATTGAACGTTGGCCGGAAACCGCGCTGACACGGGAACTGGCCGATCATCGCGCCTTTGTTAACCGCGATATCTTCCCGCTGCTGGCAGATCGCCTGACGCAGAAGCAGCTGCTCGACCGTCTGGGCCTGGCAACGGCCCCCTGGCAGCTGCTCTCCTCGTCCGACCAATGGCCGCAGGTGTTTTCTGACCTCGGTGAACTGGCGATCGTCAAACGCCGCACCGGCGGCTACGACGGCCGTGGCCAGTGGCGTCTGCGCGTCCACGAAACCGCTACGCTGCCGGGTGAATGTTACGGCGACTGTATCGTCGAACGGGGTATCAATTTTTCAGGTGAAATGTCGCTGGTCGGCGCGCGCGGCCATGACGGCAGCACGGTGTTCTACCCGCTGACTCATAACCTGCATCAGGACGGTATTCTGCGCACCAGCGTTGTGCTGCCAGCCGTCGATGCACAGCACCAACAGCAGGCTGAGCGCATGCTGTCGGCGATTATGAATGAGCTGAACTACGTTGGCGTCATGGCGATGGAGTGCTTTGTGGTGCCGGAAGGCCTGCTGATCAATGAGCTGGCACCCCGCGTGCATAACAGCGGTCACTGGACGCAAAACGGCGCGTCCATCAGCCAGTTTGAACTGCATCTGCGCGCCATTCTCAACCTGCCGCTGCCTGCCCCGGTGGTCAATACCCCGGCAGTCATGGTCAACCTGATCGGCACCGATCTCAATACGGCATGGCTCAGCGAGCCGCTGGTGCACCTGCACTGGTATGAGAAAGAGGTGCGTGCCGGGCGTAAAGTCGGCCATCTTAACCTGGCTGATGCCAGCCCACGGGCACTGAGCAGCGCGCTCACTGCTCTGGTGCCCATGCTGCCTGCGGAATATGCCAGCGGTATCGCCTGGGCCGTGGATAAACTCGCCTAA
- a CDS encoding tyrosine-type recombinase/integrase, whose protein sequence is MKLNARQVDTARGKDKPYKLADGGGLYLLVNPNGARYWRLKYRAAGKEKLLAVGVYPDVSLSDARRRRDEAKKILAAGGDPGQEKQAEKQSKILAVQNSFEAIALEWHEHKKTNWSEGYATDILEYLSKDIFPFVGKRAINEIKPAEMLAVLRKMEQRGVLDKLKKTRQACRQIFTHAVITGRAENNPVTDLAGALKAPKQKHFPHLNVDQIPPFLNDLSNYSGSMITRYATQLLMITGLRTIELRASEWSDIDFDKGIWQIPAERMKMRRPHIVPISSQAKSLLEAIHQLTGRGKYVFPGRNDAGKPMSEASINQVIKRIGYDGKATGHGFRHTMSTILHEQGYNSAWVETQLAHVDKNSIRGTYNHAQYLDGRREMLQWYADYMDALESGDNVVHGAFGKLA, encoded by the coding sequence ATGAAGCTAAACGCCCGCCAGGTGGACACCGCCAGAGGCAAGGACAAGCCCTATAAGCTGGCAGACGGCGGCGGCCTGTACCTGTTGGTTAATCCCAATGGTGCAAGATACTGGCGCTTAAAGTACCGTGCCGCAGGAAAAGAAAAGCTGTTAGCGGTGGGGGTATATCCTGATGTGTCACTGTCCGATGCCAGAAGGCGGCGCGATGAGGCAAAAAAGATACTGGCGGCGGGTGGCGATCCGGGGCAGGAAAAGCAGGCAGAGAAACAGTCCAAAATATTAGCCGTACAAAACAGCTTTGAAGCTATCGCGCTTGAGTGGCACGAGCACAAAAAAACAAACTGGTCAGAAGGCTATGCTACCGACATACTGGAATATCTTAGTAAGGATATTTTTCCGTTTGTCGGTAAACGGGCTATCAATGAGATTAAACCCGCCGAAATGCTGGCAGTGTTGCGTAAAATGGAGCAGCGCGGCGTGCTGGATAAGCTGAAAAAGACCCGGCAGGCTTGCAGGCAGATTTTTACCCATGCGGTGATAACGGGCAGGGCAGAGAATAACCCGGTCACCGATCTGGCTGGCGCACTGAAAGCACCCAAGCAAAAACATTTCCCACACCTGAATGTTGACCAGATACCCCCATTCCTTAATGACCTGAGCAATTACAGTGGCAGTATGATCACCCGCTACGCTACCCAGCTACTGATGATTACCGGGTTAAGGACTATCGAACTCCGCGCCTCTGAATGGTCAGATATCGATTTTGATAAGGGTATCTGGCAGATCCCCGCCGAACGTATGAAGATGCGCCGCCCCCACATAGTACCCATTTCCAGCCAGGCTAAATCGTTACTTGAAGCAATCCACCAGCTAACCGGACGGGGTAAGTACGTTTTCCCCGGTCGTAATGATGCGGGTAAGCCAATGAGTGAGGCCAGTATCAATCAGGTCATTAAACGTATTGGCTATGACGGCAAGGCCACCGGGCATGGGTTCCGTCACACGATGAGCACAATCCTACATGAGCAGGGTTATAACTCCGCATGGGTTGAAACCCAGTTAGCTCACGTCGATAAGAACAGTATTAGAGGAACGTATAACCACGCGCAGTACCTGGACGGAAGACGGGAAATGCTCCAATGGTATGCCGATTATATGGACGCGCTGGAAAGCGGGGATAATGTGGTACATGGTGCGTTCGGAAAGCTCGCATAG
- the folD gene encoding bifunctional methylenetetrahydrofolate dehydrogenase/methenyltetrahydrofolate cyclohydrolase FolD — MVAKIIDGKTIAQQVRNEVAGLVQQRLAAGKRAPGLAVVLVGENPASQIYVSSKRRACEEVGFLSRSYDLPASTSEAQLLELITQLNDDAEIDGILVQLPLPAGIDNTKVLEHISPAKDVDGFHPYNVGRLCQRAPTLRPCTPRGIVTLLERYQIDTFGLNAVVVGASNIVGRPMSMELLLAGCTTTVTHRFTKNLRQHIENADLLVVAVGKPGFIPGDWIKPGAIVIDVGINRLESGKVVGDVDFDLASTRASWITPVPGGVGPMTVATLIQNTLQACENNDNGVSA, encoded by the coding sequence ATGGTAGCAAAAATTATTGATGGTAAAACGATTGCGCAGCAGGTGCGCAATGAGGTTGCCGGGTTAGTTCAGCAGCGTCTGGCCGCCGGTAAACGTGCGCCTGGCCTGGCGGTGGTTTTAGTGGGTGAAAATCCGGCTTCACAGATATATGTCAGCAGTAAACGCCGTGCCTGTGAAGAAGTTGGGTTTCTTTCACGCTCGTACGATTTGCCTGCCTCTACCAGCGAAGCGCAGCTGCTGGAGCTGATTACTCAGCTGAATGATGACGCAGAAATAGACGGTATCCTGGTGCAGCTGCCGCTTCCTGCCGGCATCGATAATACCAAAGTGCTGGAGCATATCTCCCCGGCAAAAGATGTCGACGGCTTCCATCCTTATAACGTTGGCCGCCTGTGCCAGCGCGCCCCCACCCTGCGCCCGTGCACGCCACGCGGCATCGTGACGCTGCTGGAGCGTTACCAGATTGATACCTTCGGGCTGAATGCCGTGGTGGTAGGTGCTTCCAACATAGTTGGCCGCCCGATGAGCATGGAGCTGCTGCTGGCCGGGTGCACCACTACCGTGACTCACCGCTTTACCAAAAACCTGCGTCAGCATATTGAAAATGCCGATCTGCTGGTCGTCGCCGTTGGCAAGCCCGGCTTTATTCCCGGCGACTGGATAAAGCCGGGCGCGATCGTGATTGATGTCGGGATTAACCGTCTTGAAAGCGGCAAAGTGGTCGGCGACGTCGATTTTGACCTGGCCTCAACGCGAGCGTCCTGGATCACCCCGGTCCCGGGCGGCGTGGGTCCAATGACCGTTGCCACCCTGATCCAGAACACCCTGCAAGCCTGCGAAAATAATGACAATGGAGTATCAGCATAA
- the ybcJ gene encoding ribosome-associated protein YbcJ, translated as MATFSLGAHPHVDLCDLMKLEGWVESGAMAKSFIADGLVTVNGAVETRKRCKIVAGQKVDFDGNSVTVTA; from the coding sequence ATGGCCACTTTCTCTCTGGGCGCTCATCCCCATGTCGATCTCTGTGACCTGATGAAGCTGGAAGGCTGGGTAGAGAGCGGCGCGATGGCAAAATCGTTTATCGCTGACGGTCTCGTTACGGTTAACGGCGCGGTGGAAACCCGCAAGCGCTGCAAGATTGTCGCCGGTCAGAAGGTGGATTTTGACGGCAACAGTGTGACCGTGACTGCCTGA
- the cysS gene encoding cysteine--tRNA ligase has protein sequence MLKIYNTLSRQKEEFKPIHAGKIGMYVCGITVYDLCHIGHGRTFAAFDVVARYLRYSGYQLKYVRNITDIDDKIIKRAQENGESIEQLTNRMIGEMHKDFAALNILPPDLEPRATRHITEIVELVEKLIAREHAYVASNGDVMFSVDSDPQYGSLSRQDLDQLQAGARVEVAADVKRNPMDFVLWKMSKADEPGWASPWGNGRPGWHIECSAMNCKQLGEHFDIHGGGSDLMFPHHENEIAQSTCAHDGPYVNYWMHSGMVMIDREKMSKSLNNFFTVRDVLEHYDAETVRYFLMSGHYRSQLNYGEDNLNQARSALERLYIALRNTDTGATPAGGEEFETRFREAMDDDFNTPEAYSALFDLAREVNRMKAEAPAAADGLAARLRVLGGVLGLLEQDPEQFLQSGANSNDEEVAQIEALIQMRIDARNEKNWAQADVARDRLNEMGIVLEDGAGGTRWRRK, from the coding sequence ATGCTAAAGATTTACAACACCCTGAGTCGTCAAAAAGAGGAATTTAAACCCATACATGCCGGTAAAATCGGCATGTACGTGTGTGGTATTACCGTTTACGACCTGTGCCATATCGGCCACGGCAGAACCTTTGCCGCCTTTGATGTGGTGGCGCGCTACCTGCGCTACAGCGGCTATCAGCTGAAATATGTGCGTAACATCACCGATATCGATGACAAAATTATCAAACGTGCGCAGGAGAACGGCGAATCCATTGAGCAGCTGACCAACCGTATGATTGGCGAAATGCACAAGGACTTCGCCGCGCTGAATATTTTGCCGCCGGACCTTGAGCCACGCGCCACGCGCCATATTACCGAGATCGTCGAGCTGGTTGAGAAGCTGATTGCCCGTGAGCATGCCTATGTTGCCAGCAATGGCGATGTGATGTTCTCCGTCGACAGTGACCCGCAGTACGGTTCGTTGTCGCGTCAGGATCTGGATCAGCTACAGGCCGGCGCGCGCGTTGAGGTGGCTGCCGACGTGAAGCGCAACCCGATGGACTTCGTGCTGTGGAAAATGTCTAAAGCCGACGAACCCGGCTGGGCGTCTCCGTGGGGCAACGGCCGGCCGGGCTGGCACATTGAGTGCTCGGCGATGAACTGCAAGCAGCTGGGTGAGCACTTCGATATTCACGGCGGCGGCTCTGACCTTATGTTCCCGCACCATGAGAACGAGATTGCCCAGTCCACCTGCGCTCACGATGGCCCGTATGTGAACTACTGGATGCATTCCGGCATGGTGATGATTGACCGTGAAAAAATGTCGAAATCGCTGAACAACTTCTTTACCGTGCGCGATGTGCTGGAGCATTACGATGCTGAGACGGTGCGCTACTTCCTGATGTCCGGCCACTATCGCAGCCAGCTGAACTACGGCGAAGATAACCTCAACCAGGCGCGTTCAGCGCTGGAGCGCCTGTATATCGCGCTGCGTAACACGGATACCGGTGCTACCCCGGCCGGCGGTGAAGAGTTTGAGACGCGCTTCCGTGAGGCGATGGATGATGACTTTAATACGCCTGAAGCCTATTCGGCGCTGTTCGATTTAGCGCGTGAAGTTAACCGCATGAAGGCGGAAGCCCCGGCGGCGGCAGATGGCCTGGCGGCGCGCCTGCGCGTGCTGGGCGGCGTACTGGGCCTGCTGGAGCAGGACCCGGAGCAGTTCTTGCAAAGCGGTGCCAACAGCAACGATGAAGAAGTGGCGCAGATCGAAGCGCTGATCCAGATGCGTATCGATGCACGCAACGAGAAAAACTGGGCGCAGGCCGACGTGGCGCGTGACCGTCTGAACGAGATGGGCATCGTGCTGGAAGACGGTGCCGGTGGCACCCGCTGGCGCCGCAAATAA
- the lpxH gene encoding UDP-2,3-diacylglucosamine diphosphatase, with protein sequence MPHTLFIADLHLCSEEPAITAGFLHFLRREAQHADALYILGDLFEAWIGDDDPNPLHAEIALALRQLDIPCYFIHGNRDFLLGKRFARASGMTLLPEEQVLELYGKRLLIMHGDTLCTDDSGYQRFRQKVQQRWLQKLFLALPLFVRQRIALKMRDGSKQANSSKDMAIMDVNPQTVTETMVRHNTPLLIHGHTHRPAVHPLEINDRPAQRLVLGAWHQQGSMIRVSADETRLISFPF encoded by the coding sequence ATGCCGCACACGCTGTTTATCGCAGATCTCCATCTGTGTTCTGAAGAACCGGCAATCACTGCCGGTTTTCTGCATTTTTTGCGACGTGAAGCACAGCACGCCGATGCGCTGTATATTCTGGGCGACCTGTTTGAAGCCTGGATTGGTGACGACGATCCCAACCCGCTGCATGCAGAGATTGCTCTGGCACTGCGCCAGCTCGATATCCCCTGCTACTTTATTCACGGTAATCGCGACTTTCTGCTGGGCAAGCGCTTTGCTCGTGCGTCCGGCATGACGCTGCTGCCGGAAGAACAGGTGCTGGAACTGTATGGAAAACGTCTGCTGATCATGCACGGCGATACGCTGTGCACTGACGATAGCGGCTATCAGCGTTTTCGTCAGAAGGTACAGCAGCGCTGGCTGCAAAAGCTGTTCCTCGCCCTGCCGCTGTTTGTGCGCCAGCGTATCGCGTTAAAAATGCGTGACGGGAGTAAACAGGCAAACAGCAGTAAAGATATGGCGATCATGGACGTTAACCCGCAGACGGTAACGGAGACGATGGTTCGTCACAACACGCCGCTGCTGATCCACGGCCATACGCATCGCCCGGCGGTACACCCGCTTGAAATCAATGACCGGCCGGCACAACGCCTGGTGCTGGGAGCCTGGCACCAGCAAGGCTCTATGATAAGAGTCAGCGCCGATGAAACCCGGCTGATTTCCTTCCCCTTCTGA
- the ybbP gene encoding putative ABC transporter permease subunit YbbP, translated as MIWRWFWREWKSPSLLIVWLALTLAVACVLALGSLSDRMEKGLTQQSRDFMAGDRTLSSANEVPGQWLEQARAEGLQIGRQLTFMTMAFAGDTPQLASVKAVDDLYPMFGLLSTAPAGLKPAVGTVLAAPRLLDLLDRKAGDNLDVGDTTLRIGGEVIQEPDAGFNPFQTAPRLLMNLADVEKTGAVQPGSRVTWRYKFSGTPAQLARYDSYIATRLTPEQRWVSVENSDDALGKSMQRAQQFLLLSALLTLMLAIAAVTVAMNHYCRSRYDLVAVLKTLGANRYALRKLIVGQWLAVLLLAGVVGSAIGLGFETLLLRMLRPVLPGELPAASGWPWLWALGSLFTISLLVGLRPYRLLLATQPLRVLRRDAVANIWPLKFYLPAMLLVVIGLLALLVGGSKLLWALVAGIVLLSLLLGAIGWGGLLLLRRLTLRNLAFRLAVNRLLRQPWTTLSQLAAFSLSFMLLALLLVMRGDLLDRWQQQLPPDSPNYFLLNITAQQVPQVTSFLQRHQVQPETFYPVVRARLTGINQQPADPARDESLNRELNLTWLKDLPGHNPLTAGSWPPQKGEVSIEQGLAERLGVKLGDTLTFTGDTQQFSAKISSLRKVDWESLKPNFFIIFPPGALDNQPQSWLTSFRVNDNNALLAQLNRQFPTLSLLDIGTILRQIGQVLAQVSQALEIMVVLVTACGVLLLLAQIQVGMHQRRQELVVYRTLGASKKLLRTTLWCEFALLGVVSGVAATIGAEVALWGLQRKVFDFPWQPDFVLWLALPLTGALLLSLCGGWLGVRLLKGRALFRRYEAG; from the coding sequence ATGATCTGGCGCTGGTTCTGGCGCGAGTGGAAATCCCCCTCGCTGCTGATCGTCTGGCTGGCGCTGACGCTGGCGGTGGCCTGCGTGCTGGCGCTCGGCTCCCTGAGCGACCGCATGGAAAAAGGGTTGACGCAGCAGAGCCGTGATTTTATGGCCGGTGACCGCACGTTGAGCAGCGCCAACGAGGTGCCTGGGCAGTGGCTGGAGCAGGCGCGGGCCGAAGGGCTGCAAATTGGGCGGCAGCTGACCTTTATGACCATGGCCTTTGCCGGCGATACCCCGCAACTGGCTTCGGTCAAGGCGGTGGACGACCTCTACCCGATGTTTGGCCTGCTGTCGACCGCCCCCGCCGGGCTAAAACCGGCGGTAGGTACGGTGCTGGCCGCGCCGCGCCTGCTGGATCTGCTGGATCGTAAAGCCGGAGATAACCTCGACGTGGGTGATACCACGCTGCGGATCGGCGGAGAGGTGATTCAGGAGCCGGACGCCGGCTTTAATCCGTTTCAGACCGCGCCACGGCTGCTGATGAACCTCGCCGATGTGGAGAAAACCGGCGCCGTACAGCCCGGCAGTCGGGTGACCTGGCGCTATAAATTTTCCGGTACGCCGGCACAGCTGGCGCGATATGACAGCTACATTGCCACACGACTGACCCCTGAACAGCGCTGGGTCAGCGTTGAAAACTCCGATGACGCGTTGGGTAAATCGATGCAGCGCGCCCAGCAGTTTCTGCTGCTGTCGGCCCTGCTGACGCTGATGCTGGCGATTGCCGCAGTGACGGTGGCGATGAACCACTATTGCCGCAGCCGTTACGATCTGGTGGCGGTGTTGAAAACGCTGGGCGCAAACCGCTACGCCCTGCGTAAGCTGATCGTCGGCCAGTGGCTGGCGGTACTGCTATTGGCTGGAGTGGTCGGTAGCGCAATCGGCCTCGGTTTTGAAACCCTGCTGCTGCGCATGCTGCGCCCGGTGTTACCGGGAGAGTTACCGGCCGCCAGCGGCTGGCCGTGGCTGTGGGCGCTGGGGTCGTTGTTTACTATTTCGCTGCTGGTAGGACTCCGGCCGTATCGCCTGCTGCTGGCCACCCAGCCGCTGCGCGTGCTGCGCCGTGACGCGGTGGCGAATATCTGGCCGCTGAAGTTCTACCTGCCAGCCATGTTGCTGGTGGTGATCGGCCTGCTGGCGCTGTTGGTGGGGGGAAGCAAGCTGCTGTGGGCGCTGGTGGCGGGGATTGTGCTGCTGTCATTGCTGCTGGGGGCCATTGGCTGGGGCGGCCTGCTGCTGCTTAGGCGCCTGACGCTGCGCAATCTGGCGTTTCGCCTGGCGGTTAACCGCCTGCTGCGCCAGCCCTGGACCACCCTTAGCCAGCTGGCGGCATTTTCGCTGTCGTTTATGCTGCTGGCGCTGCTGCTGGTGATGCGTGGCGATCTGCTGGACCGGTGGCAGCAGCAGCTGCCGCCGGACAGCCCGAACTACTTCCTGCTCAATATCACCGCGCAACAGGTGCCGCAGGTGACGTCTTTCCTGCAACGGCATCAGGTGCAGCCGGAAACCTTCTACCCGGTGGTGCGCGCACGACTAACCGGCATTAATCAGCAGCCGGCAGATCCGGCACGGGATGAATCGCTCAACCGTGAACTGAATCTGACCTGGCTAAAAGACCTGCCGGGGCACAACCCGTTGACCGCAGGCAGCTGGCCGCCGCAGAAAGGCGAAGTCTCGATAGAACAGGGGCTGGCCGAACGGCTGGGAGTGAAGCTGGGCGATACGTTAACCTTTACCGGGGATACCCAGCAGTTCAGCGCTAAAATCAGCAGTCTGCGTAAGGTGGACTGGGAAAGCCTGAAGCCCAACTTCTTTATCATTTTCCCGCCCGGCGCGCTCGACAATCAGCCGCAGAGCTGGCTGACCAGCTTCCGCGTCAATGACAATAACGCGCTGCTGGCGCAGCTCAACCGCCAGTTTCCAACCTTAAGCCTGCTGGATATTGGCACGATCTTACGCCAGATAGGACAGGTGCTGGCGCAGGTGAGTCAGGCGCTGGAGATCATGGTGGTGCTGGTGACCGCCTGTGGCGTGCTGCTGCTGTTGGCACAGATCCAGGTCGGAATGCATCAGCGGCGTCAGGAGCTGGTGGTCTACCGTACGCTGGGCGCCAGCAAGAAGCTGCTGCGTACCACGCTGTGGTGCGAGTTTGCGCTGCTTGGCGTGGTATCGGGCGTGGCGGCGACCATCGGGGCTGAGGTGGCGCTGTGGGGATTGCAGCGCAAGGTGTTTGACTTCCCGTGGCAGCCGGACTTTGTGCTGTGGCTGGCGCTGCCGTTAACCGGCGCGCTGCTGCTGTCGCTGTGCGGCGGCTGGCTGGGCGTGCGCCTGCTGAAGGGCAGGGCGCTGTTCCGCAGGTATGAAGCGGGCTGA